In the Primulina tabacum isolate GXHZ01 chromosome 7, ASM2559414v2, whole genome shotgun sequence genome, aaataaagaaatcaatTTAACGCCAGAAGACCGTTATCCTCGTTTGAACGTTATTTAAAAACGATATAAATTTGTTGATAAATATagttattatattatatgaacAATTTTAATAGGTATTCAAATGTTAATcttttaaattataataattaatcaCATAAAATAACACCATTGCTCATGAGCAAAATACTAGTATCAATAATAATGATAAAGAAAGGTGCACAGTTAATTGAAAGTATGGACACCTCAAATTTCAATGAAACAGACAAATTTGTTGACTCCGCGAGGGCGAATCTCATGGGACTTGTTTCTTGGCATAGTGCTTACTACTCTGCCGACACAATTAATAAGGTAAGGGCATTTTAGGAATGAGACAACATTTCGGGCACCAAAAAACATTGCAAACGACAAATTTGGTTGGAAGTGTTCAGTGGATGAACTAACCGAAAAGTATCTTATTATTAAGAATATGCTTCTATCATTTCACCAATATTATTTGATTATGTCTGAAGATCTCattaatctttatttgtgagacgattcaattataccaatattcacaataaaaagtaataatcttaacataaaaaatattatttttttatggatgatccaaataagatatctgtcatacaaaatacgacccatgaaaTCGTCTCATATAAGTTTTTGCCATATTATTTTGTCTCCGATACAACAATTCCAAGTTGATTTGAACATGCGGGATCgacaaaaatttataaattttttttgggaaagGAAGAATACAATGTATTTTTGACTGATTGCATACAGGTAAATTTAAGTATTATTTGAAAGAAACcaaatttgtgtgtgtgtttgacAATTCAAAAGCCATCCATATCATTAGAAAAGTCGGCAAGCTCCGAAAGAAAAGTAGCCATATATCGTTCTTTTCCCTAATATCCACtacatattaatatatttttttattaaaacaaatatttttattaacaaTATTTAACTttctttttaatatatttaaaaagtgTTTATTAATTCTATATTGGAAAAAGTGCAACtattttttaaatgaattaaataaagataaaataaaaaatttgtatttaaatttatttttctaacgatttttaaaatttatataaaaaacaaacaaatctATATATTTTAGATGGATTTTTGGAGTCAAATTTGATTTAAGCTGATTCAAAACTAAGTCTGATTTTAGAACTCTACTTATCTATATTTCTTCAATCTTTTACTATTCGAAAAATAagacattaattaattacatctcatttcgtaaaaaaaaaaaaaaaaagtttcgtCCAACGATGATTGGAGTGCCCGATTTGTTCATTCTTACGACTGGACATTAAATTAAAGAAACAATTATATAAGTCAATAAATGGTCGTCTTTCTCCTAATTCGAAAGGTTAGGTTTATAGCTTGTGTGTAAATAATGGTAAAATAATGGAAGAAAAATCTTACCAACCAATAAATTTATAGCTTAAAGATAAAAATAAACTGggattataaaaataaatctttatctgtgacactactgatattcaaaataaaaaataatttttttcataaataacccaaataagagatatgtcttacaaaatacgacccgtgagatcgtctcacacaagtttttgccatgaTTTTGACTCAAATATTAATCGAAAGATCCATCACTTTACGCTTTAACAAACATTTTATAGTTGATAACAACaataaaactcaatattttctCGCCTTTTTTTTATGACTCTCACGATGGAGGTAATTGCGTCTTAACAACAACAAAATGTAGGTCATTCATTCAGGCAACTGGCGAGGGttacaataatttatttgaatAATAATGAAATTTTTACATAATgagttttaattttaaaataatggtgattttatgaattttattgtATGCACCGACTGTGAATTGTGAATTGACCAACAACTTTGAGTGGTGAATATATTATAGTAATAATGCGCAGTGATTGCGTGTGTGCtttattttgataaaaattataataacatCTGATATTTATTATCCAGCTACtatctaatttttgaaaaaaaaaacagcaaaaacttgtgtgagacggtctaacgggtcgtattttgtgagacggatctcttatttgaatcatccatgaaaaagtattactttttatcgtgaatatcagtagggttgacctgtctcacagttaaagattcgtgagaccgtctcacaagagatctactcaaaaaaaaaataatcaaataaaatgttcgtttaatttttgttatttgaatttattttttaaaatacttttaagttgtGGTCTAATTAAaagtagggatgtaaatgaaccaaaccgtttgtgagctattcgaagctcgattcgataaaagctcgtttgagctcgtttaatgaggctcgttaagataaacaaaccaagttcaagctctacaatattcggctcgttagctcgtgaacatgttcgttagtaaattaataagtaatatcttagatgaaaaataaaaattttgatatttaatttattgatttaaaacattaattatgaagtatatagaaaaatctattaaatttatttattataataaattgacaaattttaataagaatattatatttttttctaaatgtatatttatcttttaatgaatttaatgaatatttaaatttacaattcatatttattgagctcgtttaggttcgataaaagcttgaataagctcgtgagccatgaatatatttgttaaataaagctcgaactcggctcgattataaacaagtcaagctcaaacattcaagatttcggctcgactcgactcgattacCTCCTTAATTAAAAGCATAGAGTCAGTCATTATCAACAAGTCAAGTAACATGTTTTGTCAACAATATGCATATATATTATAACATAAACCAGAAAAAATTCTTATCCAAAACTTCGATATTAACGcgtcttttaaataaaaaaatatagagttttttttccattaaaaaaaatattatgcacCCGGATATATCAATAAATACgagttgaaaattctaaatttcATTTGTCGCAATCactaataatataatataaaatttatttaattagatGAGGGAAGAAGTCTTAgtgaaatgtaaatttttttaaaaaattacatcTGTTTGTTAAATTAGGCACGATTAAAGTATAAGACAAAGTGGTTTTAATCTCATGgagattattttataaaatttatatttaactagagttaatttttaaaatgcgCCGTACGTTTTTTACGACTAAgtaatttttttctcaaattaaTTTAACTAGAGTTAATTTTTACAATGCCCCACAACTTTGTTATGATTAACTAATGTTTTCCGAGTTTGACTCATTTTTGTCATGTTTTTAATAAACAAACTAATAAACCCCGAATTAGTCTGATGAAGATAATACGCGGTGTTGATTGACTTTAACTAATTTTTCTTAGAGTCAAGCAATTGGATGTAAATGATTTGATTGAGTTTTTTGAATcgacttgaaaaatatttgattcgtATTCGAGTTTATCGAATTCTATCTGAACTCGAACatgttatttgaatttttttccgaGAACCCAAACTATATTGTTTGATGGTCCATGAGCCTGGATGTTTTATTAATAcaatataaacatatattaaatatttagatTTCGAGCGTTTTGTGTGTATATTTTCGAGTAATAGTTTGAATAGTTTGCAAACATGTAAGAATTTTTTGCGCCGAACTCGGACCCGAGACCTGATTCGAATAGAACTCGGAtcaaagattttaaattttttgatctTCGAATTGAGCTCGAGCTCGAAGATACCTACTTCGACccgaattattttaaataattctttTTCCGATCCATTAACTTATCAAATTTTGGGTTTTTgtctattaaattttaaaagtttggtTTTAGTATACTAATTTTAAGTTTTAGCTATTTTGGTCCAAATGCTAACGTTATGTCAGATAAGTCAACATTTTTCGGTATCATGTCAATATTACATATAATTAGAActaaaaacaaagaaaatttAGTGTACAAAAACAAAACTTTGAAAACCTAataagccaaaaaaaaaaaaaaaaaaactcatgtgAGATAGTCTCATAAGTCAATTTTGTAAGATTAATCTCTTATCTGATCCTACAATTGACGGCATAGCAACAATAAAGTGTTCAATTCTCATGAAATTCAAAGAATAAAATTATCCAAAGATGAACATTGATGTGTAATAATTGTTTTgctaataaaatacataaatataGTTATTGGACGGcttcacaatttaaaaaatttgagttataCCATTGGCATTATCTATATTATTTTACGGTGACAATTGTCATTTTTTTCAACTTTTTTAAGAGAAATAAAAAGTTCAAAATCGAACTCGTACAATTTTGAACGAGAGTTGAGCACGATAGTTAGCTACCCGATCGAGCGAGCTTGTGTAGCAAGACTAAACTCGAATTTGAATCGACAGTTCTAAGTGGTCCATTTCAGCACAATATATGCTAGGCATTCGATGATAACATTCCCTGTCAAAACaccatataataataataataataatttggtaATTAATTGTCTCCATCAAGTTGTAGGTCTCCCATTGTCCTTTGATGCGCAAATTGAATGCCGAAAAGATTGGTTGTTATATTAGGTCAATTAAGTTAGTAGTGTCACCGGTCAATCCCTGGGACACTAGCGAGTCTGTCCAACAAAGCCCTATAAATTGGGTCCATGAAGCCTTATCTACTCCAAGCCTCAATCGGTATTGCCCTTGAACCTAGACCATGGAAATATGGTTATAGCCCAACTAAAGCCAATCGATTATCGGATTTCACCAACCCAACTACCACTACCAGGGGATTCCGTTTGATTGAAGACTGGAATCAACATGCGATCTGAGAGCGGATCTTCTTTATTACAAGGCTTGAAAATCGGATCTTGAAAACAAGTTGATGTTAGTGCGTTGATGGAATATGTCCCGAACTGTGTAGTAACCTCAGTCCATTAAATTTAAACGTAGCGGCGGTAGAGCCGAATTTCGGGCAAAAGTTTAAATTGTAATAAAAGTTGTATAACACGCAGTTTCTGTGATGTCATTGGATATACGAGCGAGAAAAAATAACGAAtttttggtatatcgagattatCATACAAAAAAATACCGTATTTACCaaattttcggtatatcgaAGATTTCTGTATGGTACGGAAACAATACTGAATTTTTCTGTAACGTAACggtatataatttaaaaatttcggTATATATTGTAATACCGAAATACAgaaaaaatatctaatttttttttaaaatatatacttttttaaaacaataaatttataaaattttaaaatgtaaggGTATAAAACGGTATATACAATACCGTATCGAAATCTCTGTATACCGTAAAATTTCGGTATAATCAGTATGCTAGTAATATTGTTCAAAATTTCGATATATCGATTTTCGGTATGCCGAAAATTTCAGTACGATATCGGTATGAATTTGCTCATATCGTAATTTTCGATACGATATAcgaaatataatttttgatatGGTACAATAAGAAACGATGTATCACTTTAATTGTATATGAATGAAATATAGGATTTTTTTCATTGGAGATATTATTAGTTTTATATTCCCGACTTTTAATAATTGGTCCCTCTTTGCATTCTCAGTCTActatgattattttatatgtcCTATTTATTAATatctaaaatttaaatttgtacGTAATTTATCTCTATATTCTTCGATATTCACAGGGTAACCTATTGAAATTAACATCATAATTTATAAATCACGCTGGTTAGGTACAACGTAATAGACAAACACTGAAAGAAAAATTTGTCCACGAAAATGTTAACATGATAATCGAACTCTCGATCATATCATAATAACCAAGACAACGTAATTATTAACAACGTGGGACCATTCATAATGCGAGGGCGGGCTGCGCAAAGCCACGCCAATAAGTATACCAAGACAGAATTATATCCATTTTTTTGTGGATCATAATATTGTCATGTATATCAATAATTATGTTCATATTTTACTCATATAAAATTCAATTTTCAaggatataatttttttcttttttcaataatattttattatgacAACCCGTCAACTAAACCAGTCAACATCCGTGTGATAAATAATACATAAGTATGAAGCCTCAAAGCAAGTGTTTTTCTACGATTTATTTCTCATACGACGTTATCACAAACATGTCGATGTCGTCATTCTCATTTTCAAGCTAATATTATTTCTCAAATTTCCTTACAAAAAAGGtcgaaatttttgagagaacTATCCCAAGAAATCAAAAGGGTTCGTTctattttcttcaacaattaGATTTTTAACTATGGAAGAAGCTTGTATTAATTCGTCACCATGTTCATCAACCGGGGAGACTAGGCGGAGGCGGAGGCAGCAAGACAAGCCCTACAGAGGTATACGGATGAGGAAATGGGGGAAATGGGTGGCGGAGATTAGGGAGCCGAACAAAAGATCAAGAATCTGGCTCGGCTCCTACAACTCCCCGGTGGCGGCAGCTCGTGCATACGACACCGCGGTTTTCTATCTCCGCGGCCCT is a window encoding:
- the LOC142550914 gene encoding ethylene-responsive transcription factor ERF008-like; translation: MEEACINSSPCSSTGETRRRRRQQDKPYRGIRMRKWGKWVAEIREPNKRSRIWLGSYNSPVAAARAYDTAVFYLRGPTARLNFPEHIVKDGDEPGELSAATIRKKAIEVGASVDAIQATGLARADSGPVPEKPDLNEYPSPDDSEDS